A region from the Candidatus Obscuribacterales bacterium genome encodes:
- a CDS encoding cyanophycinase, protein MLQLETESLTQRMPKTTKAAVMVIGGAEDKIHGRQILQTFWSRAGASNAQIAIIPSASREPEAIGDRYRTIFNDMGVKTIEVLDIRERDDGNKPEWQDFIETATGVFITGGDQLRLCGLLSDTPIMDRVRMRAQLGEVTLAGTSAGAAIMGHHMIAGGGSGESPNRALVDLTTGLSILPELVVDQHFHNRNRMARLMSAIATYPDKLGIGIDEDTCAMFEGNDLFQVIGRGTVTIVDPGQMSYTNQPDVGMTEPLSMHHLKVHILSHGDRFDLHQRIPLPAHP, encoded by the coding sequence ATGCTGCAATTAGAAACCGAATCTCTGACGCAGAGGATGCCCAAGACTACCAAAGCAGCCGTCATGGTCATTGGCGGTGCAGAAGATAAAATTCACGGTCGCCAAATTCTCCAAACATTTTGGAGCCGAGCTGGCGCGTCCAATGCCCAGATTGCCATCATTCCCTCCGCATCTCGCGAGCCGGAAGCCATTGGCGATCGCTACCGCACCATTTTTAACGACATGGGCGTCAAAACCATCGAGGTACTCGACATTCGCGAGCGGGATGATGGCAATAAGCCTGAATGGCAGGACTTCATTGAAACTGCCACGGGAGTTTTTATTACCGGCGGTGATCAATTGCGGCTCTGTGGTCTGTTATCGGATACTCCGATTATGGATCGGGTGAGAATGCGCGCTCAGCTTGGCGAAGTTACCCTAGCAGGCACCAGCGCCGGAGCCGCCATCATGGGACACCACATGATCGCGGGCGGCGGCAGTGGCGAATCGCCCAACCGGGCCTTGGTAGACCTCACGACCGGCCTGAGCATTTTGCCCGAACTGGTGGTGGATCAGCATTTCCACAACCGCAACCGCATGGCTCGGCTGATGAGTGCGATCGCCACCTATCCTGACAAGCTGGGCATTGGTATCGATGAAGACACCTGCGCCATGTTTGAGGGCAATGACCTCTTTCAAGTCATCGGTCGTGGCACCGTCACCATTGTTGATCCTGGGCAGATGTCCTACACCAATCAACCCGATGTGGGCATGACCGAACCCTTGAGTATGCACCACCTCAAAGTTCATATTCTCAGCCATGGCGATCGCTTTGATCTCCATCAACGCATCCCTCTGCCCGCCCATCCCTAG